A genome region from Leguminivora glycinivorella isolate SPB_JAAS2020 chromosome 13, LegGlyc_1.1, whole genome shotgun sequence includes the following:
- the LOC125232867 gene encoding uncharacterized protein LOC125232867 isoform X1 — MALSVWGARREAGAVKAALAGLAGARSRAGRLRLLNFDMQPALTLHALIMNQRPEVWEGSEFILSCMAYGSPDIAFTWYKDGVKVNFNGTTRDIWTRTVAEDALGRRMSVLGITEAKTPDSGRWSCSADDAGRRRCRALELHVLKPPDIRLLPTALTVNKGDNVSITCLAVAGRMHGVLGFSWALGKNLLPMVPGREVWEDLYPAGSVLKLYDVQKSGQYNCQVSSVAGTNSKGVTMWVLSPSDEACEAEASHGLRWPRTAPGAHASAVCPPGHSGETTRFCEPKAGQHGVKWLLPDFSGCVADSLKNIYEQFSLIYHGYSWENVSDVARQYGAVLRSLPSHPGEGTLPLQHSRQMLYYLLSAAGKPRDRTESVPHLLKIYDTLLKHPDTFLDEEKIYELQNAIADAAGMRDNHDLHLHHFDHFSVKTKPVLEDNAAHFKMHAERSGTEEWLLASVGVELAERNGNASVIAIQYHNLGTRLPSLGRSIEFNNNSVSGRSCSGSTCRSGREMEFLVASAQTQLWGAGVDRASPVTVTLLFTHVHNYSAVASKLACGVRTIEEPRAWSTKACEVRVTEPTHVTCRCRGLGTYALFTVARSTLTDVEKDLRGIVKITVGLGGAMCLVAAALQVLGLASGRKARLPVLLKAATAGTHSAALLTLLECDTREEEACPGALGWVCAACWCAGCAALCAQPLLLQAELAGRQQRAPSVGLLAGVCTLAWLTARLWGGAPLQLGAAAQAVCAAGCALLALLCLALAVCAALRLRTITHKVPAERRSYLADRTRVVRHTLALLLTTSAAQAAGVAYAQPGERRISHVAALSAAALANGVAMLICYVIRDEECLRSVRRALSMSEPREWQDSPAGDTSLSLYIKQGGEVESRGGVGTLESSPTPSSPGGYWRAPAPGLDTPTRLHRRQSIPDSRADIVRCVEYKETVLSPHRYERHSRAVCDLIPRAPHAAHAQGQSEYLARVCLELGVLDAASLPPQDPPAPLLTCSVDFEPYTEKRFDTAKENCTLCVQSNPDVSKIPSPPIKSCLKKSSKNQEFTSSISLPSMEVLKDEPKSKSDIEQVNREWNKAYDSPETDRMLNKISDDLDFLLNRTQDASVNVILDQIEEAPT; from the exons GCTTTAATAATGAACCAGCGGCCCGAAGTATGGGAGGGTTCGGAGTTCATCCTCAGCTGTATGGCCTACGGATCCCCTGACATTGCCTTCACTTGGTACAAAGACGGCGTCAAAGTCAACTTCAATGGAACTACCAG GGACATTTGGACCAGAACGGTAGCTGAGGACGCGTTAGGGCGTCGCATGTCGGTACTGGGCATCACAGAGGCAAAAACTCCTGACAGCGGCCGCTGGTCGTGTTCTGCAGATGACGCTGGGCGCAGGCGGTGCCGAGCGTTAGAGCTGCACGTGCTGAAGCCACCTGATATCAGGCTACTGCCTACTGCACTTACTGTTAATAAG GGTGATAACGTGAGCATAACTTGCCTGGCCGTGGCGGGGCGAATGCACGGAGTTCTCGGCTTCAGCTGGGCTCTGGGCAAGAATCTGCTGCCCATGGTGCCCGGTCGCGAGGTCTGGGAAGACCTTTACCCGGCCGGCAGCGTGCTCAAGCTTTACGATGTTCAG AAATCGGGCCAATATAACTGCCAAGTATCATCGGTAGCAGGGACCAATTCCAAAGGAGTCACCATGTGGGTGCTGAGTCCAAGTGACGAGGCCTGCGAGGCGGAGGCTTCTCACGGGCTGCGATGGCCGAGGACCGCCCCGGGGGCGCACGCCTCGGCCGTGTGCCCGCCTGGGCATAGCGGGGAAACTACTAG ATTTTGCGAGCCAAAGGCTGGCCAGCATGGAGTAAAATGGCTATTGCCTGACTTCTCCGGGTGTGTTGCCGATTCATTGAAGAACATTTACGAACAG TTCAGCCTGATATACCACGGCTACTCCTGGGAAAACGTGTCCGATGTAGCTCGCCAGTACGGGGCGGTGCTCCGCTCCCTCCCCTCCCACCCAGGCGAAGGCACCCTCCCCTTGCAGCACTCCCGACAAATGCTGTACTACCTGCTCTCTGCCGCCGGCAAGCCGAGGGACCGAACGGAGAGCGTGCCACATTTGCTGAAGATATACGATACGCTTTTGAAGCATCCAGATACTTTTTTAGATGAAGAG AAAATATACGAGCTTCAAAACGCCATCGCAGACGCTGCAGGCATGCGAGACAATCACGACCTGCATCTCCACCATTTCGATCATTTCTCCGTGAAAACTAAGCCCGTTTTGGAAGATAATGCGGCGCATTTCAAGATGCATGCGGAGCGCAGCGGTACGGAGGAATGGCTACTCGCTTCAG tTGGCGTAGAGCTGGCGGAAAGGAACGGGAATGCGTCGGTTATAGCAATTCAATATCACAACCTTGGCACTCGACTGCCTTCGTTGGGCAGATCTATTGAATTCAA TAATAACTCGGTGTCCGGGCGCAGTTGTAGCGGGTCTACTTGTAGGAGCGGCCGCGAGATGGAGTTCCTCGTGGCGTCGGCGCAGACGCAGCTGTGGGGCGCCGGCGTCGACCGCGCGTCGCCCGTCACCGTCACGCTGCTCTTCACGCATGTGCACAACTACAGTGCCGTCG CATCGAAGCTGGCCTGCGGCGTACGCACGATAGAAGAGCCACGCGCTTGGAGCACAAAAGCGTGCGAGGTGCGAGTCACCGAGCCCACGCATGTGACGTGCCGCTGTCGAGGGCTGGGCACTTACGCCTTGTTCACGGTCGCTAGGTCTACTCTA ACTGACGTTGAGAAAGATCTCCGTGGCATAGTGAAGATCACAGTCGGCCTCGGTGGCGCCATGTGCTTGGTAGCGGCAGCACTACAAGTATTAGGACTAGCATCGGGAAGGAAGGCGCGGCTGCCCGTGCTGCTCAAGGCAGCAACAGCTGGAACACATTCCGCAGCGCTATTAACGCTGCTCGAGTGCGATACCAGAGAG GAGGAAGCCTGCCCAGGCGCATTGGGATGGGTGTGCGCGGCGTGCTGGTGTGCCGGCTGCGCCGCGCTGTGCGCACAGCCGCTGCTGCTGCAAGCCGAGTTGGCCGGCCGTCAGCAACGCGCGCCGTCCGTGGGACTACTAGCAG GCGTGTGCACTCTAGCGTGGCTGACAGCGCGATTATGGGGTGGCGCGCCTTTACAACTAGGCGCGGCGGCACAGGCTGTATGCGCGGCCGGTTGCGCGTTACTCGCTTTGCTGTGCCTGGCGCTGGCTGTGTGCGCAGCGTTGCGGTTACGCACTATCACGCATAAGGTTCCTGCGGAGCGACGGAGCTACCTCGCTGACCG GACGCGCGTGGTTCGTCACACGCTAGCGTTGCTGTTAACCACTTCAGCGGCGCAGGCGGCGGGCGTGGCGTACGCGCAGCCGGGCGAGCGCCGCATTTCGCACGTTGCTGCGCTTTCTGCCGCGGCTCTTGCCAAT GGCGTAGCTATGTTAATATGTTACGTAATCCGAGACGAGGAGTGTCTACGGTCAGTAAGGCGAGCACTCTCCATGAGCGAGCCGCGGGAATGGCAAGATTCGCCCGCCGGCGACACGTCGCTTAGTT TGTATATAAAACAAGGGGGAGAGGTAGAGAGCCGCGGCGGTGTGGGGACTTTAGAGTCTTCGCCGACGCCCTCGTCGCCCGGCGGGTACTGGCGCGCGCCCGCGCCCGGCCTAGACACGCCTACGAGACTGCACCG GCGGCAGTCGATTCCGGACAGCCGCGCAGACATCGTGCGCTGCGTGGAGTACAAGGAGACGGTGCTGAGCCCGCACCGCTACGAGCGACACTCGCGCGCCGTGTGCGACCTCATCCCGCGCGCGCCGCACGCCGCGCACGCGCAGGGGCAGTCCGAGTACCTGGCGCGCGTGTGCCTGGAGCTCGGCGTGCTCGACGCCGCGTCCCTCCCGCCGCAGGACCCCCCCGCTCCCCTCCTCACCTGCTCCGTCGACTTCGAGCCCTACACCGAAAAACGATTCGACACCGCCAAAGAGAACTGCACCCTCTGTGTTCAGTCCAACCCGGACGTCTCCAAAATACCCTCCCCGCCTATCAAGAGCTGCCTAAAAAAATCTAGTAAAAATCAAGAATTCACGTCCAGTATATCCCTCCCCTCCATGGAAGTGTTGAAGGACGAGCCGAAGTCCAAGTCCGACATCGAGCAGGTGAACAGAGAGTGGAATAAAGCCTACGATTCCCCCGAGACGGACCGAATGTTGAATAAGATATCTGATGATTtggattttttattaaatagaacACAGGACGCTAGCGTTAATGTAATACTTGACCAAATCGAGGAGGCCCCCACGTAG
- the LOC125232867 gene encoding uncharacterized protein LOC125232867 isoform X5, giving the protein MALSVWGARREAGAVKAALAGLAGARSRAGRLRLLNFDMQPALTLHALIMNQRPEVWEGSEFILSCMAYGSPDIAFTWYKDGVKVNFNGTTRDIWTRTVAEDALGRRMSVLGITEAKTPDSGRWSCSADDAGRRRCRALELHVLKPPDIRLLPTALTVNKGDNVSITCLAVAGRMHGVLGFSWALGKNLLPMVPGREVWEDLYPAGSVLKLYDVQKSGQYNCQVSSVAGTNSKGVTMWVLSPSDEACEAEASHGLRWPRTAPGAHASAVCPPGHSGETTRFCEPKAGQHGVKWLLPDFSGCVADSLKNIYEQFSLIYHGYSWENVSDVARQYGAVLRSLPSHPGEGTLPLQHSRQMLYYLLSAAGKPRDRTESVPHLLKIYDTLLKHPDTFLDEEKIYELQNAIADAAGMRDNHDLHLHHFDHFSVKTKPVLEDNAAHFKMHAERSGTEEWLLASVGVELAERNGNASVIAIQYHNLGTRLPSLGRSIEFNNNSVSGRSCSGSTCRSGREMEFLVASAQTQLWGAGVDRASPVTVTLLFTHVHNYSAVASKLACGVRTIEEPRAWSTKACEVRVTEPTHVTCRCRGLGTYALFTVARSTLTDVEKDLRGIVKITVGLGGAMCLVAAALQVLGLASGRKARLPVLLKAATAGTHSAALLTLLECDTREEEACPGALGWVCAACWCAGCAALCAQPLLLQAELAGRQQRAPSVGLLAGVCTLAWLTARLWGGAPLQLGAAAQAVCAAGCALLALLCLALAVCAALRLRTITHKVPAERRSYLADRTRVVRHTLALLLTTSAAQAAGVAYAQPGERRISHVAALSAAALANGVAMLICYVIRDEECLRSVRRALSMSEPREWQDSPAGDTSLSLYIKQGGEVESRGGVGTLESSPTPSSPGGYWRAPAPGLDTPTRLHRLRHLTAEQRPPSKSSTSRYLLQPARR; this is encoded by the exons GCTTTAATAATGAACCAGCGGCCCGAAGTATGGGAGGGTTCGGAGTTCATCCTCAGCTGTATGGCCTACGGATCCCCTGACATTGCCTTCACTTGGTACAAAGACGGCGTCAAAGTCAACTTCAATGGAACTACCAG GGACATTTGGACCAGAACGGTAGCTGAGGACGCGTTAGGGCGTCGCATGTCGGTACTGGGCATCACAGAGGCAAAAACTCCTGACAGCGGCCGCTGGTCGTGTTCTGCAGATGACGCTGGGCGCAGGCGGTGCCGAGCGTTAGAGCTGCACGTGCTGAAGCCACCTGATATCAGGCTACTGCCTACTGCACTTACTGTTAATAAG GGTGATAACGTGAGCATAACTTGCCTGGCCGTGGCGGGGCGAATGCACGGAGTTCTCGGCTTCAGCTGGGCTCTGGGCAAGAATCTGCTGCCCATGGTGCCCGGTCGCGAGGTCTGGGAAGACCTTTACCCGGCCGGCAGCGTGCTCAAGCTTTACGATGTTCAG AAATCGGGCCAATATAACTGCCAAGTATCATCGGTAGCAGGGACCAATTCCAAAGGAGTCACCATGTGGGTGCTGAGTCCAAGTGACGAGGCCTGCGAGGCGGAGGCTTCTCACGGGCTGCGATGGCCGAGGACCGCCCCGGGGGCGCACGCCTCGGCCGTGTGCCCGCCTGGGCATAGCGGGGAAACTACTAG ATTTTGCGAGCCAAAGGCTGGCCAGCATGGAGTAAAATGGCTATTGCCTGACTTCTCCGGGTGTGTTGCCGATTCATTGAAGAACATTTACGAACAG TTCAGCCTGATATACCACGGCTACTCCTGGGAAAACGTGTCCGATGTAGCTCGCCAGTACGGGGCGGTGCTCCGCTCCCTCCCCTCCCACCCAGGCGAAGGCACCCTCCCCTTGCAGCACTCCCGACAAATGCTGTACTACCTGCTCTCTGCCGCCGGCAAGCCGAGGGACCGAACGGAGAGCGTGCCACATTTGCTGAAGATATACGATACGCTTTTGAAGCATCCAGATACTTTTTTAGATGAAGAG AAAATATACGAGCTTCAAAACGCCATCGCAGACGCTGCAGGCATGCGAGACAATCACGACCTGCATCTCCACCATTTCGATCATTTCTCCGTGAAAACTAAGCCCGTTTTGGAAGATAATGCGGCGCATTTCAAGATGCATGCGGAGCGCAGCGGTACGGAGGAATGGCTACTCGCTTCAG tTGGCGTAGAGCTGGCGGAAAGGAACGGGAATGCGTCGGTTATAGCAATTCAATATCACAACCTTGGCACTCGACTGCCTTCGTTGGGCAGATCTATTGAATTCAA TAATAACTCGGTGTCCGGGCGCAGTTGTAGCGGGTCTACTTGTAGGAGCGGCCGCGAGATGGAGTTCCTCGTGGCGTCGGCGCAGACGCAGCTGTGGGGCGCCGGCGTCGACCGCGCGTCGCCCGTCACCGTCACGCTGCTCTTCACGCATGTGCACAACTACAGTGCCGTCG CATCGAAGCTGGCCTGCGGCGTACGCACGATAGAAGAGCCACGCGCTTGGAGCACAAAAGCGTGCGAGGTGCGAGTCACCGAGCCCACGCATGTGACGTGCCGCTGTCGAGGGCTGGGCACTTACGCCTTGTTCACGGTCGCTAGGTCTACTCTA ACTGACGTTGAGAAAGATCTCCGTGGCATAGTGAAGATCACAGTCGGCCTCGGTGGCGCCATGTGCTTGGTAGCGGCAGCACTACAAGTATTAGGACTAGCATCGGGAAGGAAGGCGCGGCTGCCCGTGCTGCTCAAGGCAGCAACAGCTGGAACACATTCCGCAGCGCTATTAACGCTGCTCGAGTGCGATACCAGAGAG GAGGAAGCCTGCCCAGGCGCATTGGGATGGGTGTGCGCGGCGTGCTGGTGTGCCGGCTGCGCCGCGCTGTGCGCACAGCCGCTGCTGCTGCAAGCCGAGTTGGCCGGCCGTCAGCAACGCGCGCCGTCCGTGGGACTACTAGCAG GCGTGTGCACTCTAGCGTGGCTGACAGCGCGATTATGGGGTGGCGCGCCTTTACAACTAGGCGCGGCGGCACAGGCTGTATGCGCGGCCGGTTGCGCGTTACTCGCTTTGCTGTGCCTGGCGCTGGCTGTGTGCGCAGCGTTGCGGTTACGCACTATCACGCATAAGGTTCCTGCGGAGCGACGGAGCTACCTCGCTGACCG GACGCGCGTGGTTCGTCACACGCTAGCGTTGCTGTTAACCACTTCAGCGGCGCAGGCGGCGGGCGTGGCGTACGCGCAGCCGGGCGAGCGCCGCATTTCGCACGTTGCTGCGCTTTCTGCCGCGGCTCTTGCCAAT GGCGTAGCTATGTTAATATGTTACGTAATCCGAGACGAGGAGTGTCTACGGTCAGTAAGGCGAGCACTCTCCATGAGCGAGCCGCGGGAATGGCAAGATTCGCCCGCCGGCGACACGTCGCTTAGTT TGTATATAAAACAAGGGGGAGAGGTAGAGAGCCGCGGCGGTGTGGGGACTTTAGAGTCTTCGCCGACGCCCTCGTCGCCCGGCGGGTACTGGCGCGCGCCCGCGCCCGGCCTAGACACGCCTACGAGACTGCACCG CCTGCGTCATCTTACCGCTGAGCAAAGACCTCCCTCTAAGAGTTCCACATCCCGATATCTCTTGCAACCGGCCCGTCGCTAA